A stretch of Methylogaea oryzae DNA encodes these proteins:
- a CDS encoding DUF2523 family protein: protein MEAVLGVLLTSCVAIFGVIDGWFGQKIYDFATWAFAQLVEYFVLASIKFLLVVIPFAWDVGRTILADLDVKGFVSSAWNSLPGDVASVAGFFGIPECINIIMTALATRFVLRFIPGMR from the coding sequence ATGGAAGCCGTTTTGGGTGTGCTGTTGACTTCGTGTGTCGCCATTTTCGGCGTAATCGACGGATGGTTCGGCCAAAAAATTTACGATTTTGCCACTTGGGCCTTCGCCCAGCTGGTGGAATATTTTGTGCTCGCCTCCATCAAGTTCCTGTTGGTGGTTATCCCGTTCGCCTGGGATGTTGGCCGCACGATCCTTGCCGATTTGGATGTAAAAGGGTTCGTCTCCAGCGCCTGGAATTCCCTGCCGGGCGATGTTGCATCAGTTGCCGGCTTTTTCGGTATTCCGGAGTGCATCAACATCATTATGACGGCCCTGGCCACTCGCTTTGTCCTTCGCTTCATCCCCGGCATGAGGTAA
- a CDS encoding zonular occludens toxin domain-containing protein, with protein MSIKIHHGPPGSYKTSGAVMDDFIPAAKAGRVVITNVRGLSSRERVAEALDGVPDTFELIYLQTTECQDALENRRKLSTFWHWVPKGAFLLIDECNTIWPTHLREKDLEALDYADSYLNGGADDRPSSILTAFEMHRHFGWDLVLTTPHIDKVHKIIRQCAEAAYKHKNQALIGIKGRYLEAFHLAEDSGRSASDFMNLRQRKISPVTWKLYESTTTGTFADTIAGTPLWKNPKVLLFVGIIAAFGVFLSSRARPSFLGGTPPAIPGAPAKTPGANPGQNRPVGTVPPAAASTSLAGNSRQPGQAGPSPDVAEHPYAKVNLHIVGNVVGMRDGRLQNVYYFQATQDGRALFDLSDADLGRSGYRVEKIAPCAVRLTYKKVYSDFIVCDKPQIKAAPPPRFAASIIPVAGN; from the coding sequence ATGTCCATCAAAATCCACCACGGCCCGCCCGGTAGCTACAAAACCTCCGGTGCCGTCATGGACGACTTCATACCCGCGGCCAAAGCGGGTAGGGTGGTCATCACCAACGTCCGGGGGCTCTCCTCCCGTGAACGGGTAGCCGAAGCCCTGGATGGTGTTCCCGATACCTTCGAGCTGATCTACCTGCAAACCACCGAATGCCAGGACGCCTTGGAGAACCGCAGAAAGCTGTCCACGTTCTGGCACTGGGTCCCCAAAGGCGCATTCCTGCTTATCGACGAATGCAACACCATCTGGCCGACACACCTTCGGGAAAAAGACCTGGAGGCCCTGGACTACGCCGACAGCTACTTAAACGGCGGCGCTGATGATCGCCCCAGCTCCATCCTCACCGCCTTCGAAATGCACCGTCATTTCGGCTGGGACTTAGTGCTCACCACGCCCCATATCGACAAGGTGCACAAGATCATCCGGCAATGCGCCGAAGCGGCCTACAAGCACAAAAACCAAGCGCTCATCGGCATCAAAGGCCGTTACCTGGAAGCCTTCCACCTGGCCGAAGATTCAGGCCGTTCCGCCAGCGACTTCATGAACCTTCGTCAGCGAAAAATCTCCCCCGTCACCTGGAAGCTTTATGAATCCACCACTACAGGCACCTTCGCCGACACTATCGCCGGCACGCCGCTTTGGAAAAACCCTAAAGTTCTTCTTTTTGTGGGAATTATTGCCGCTTTTGGTGTCTTTCTATCATCTCGTGCACGGCCTTCTTTCCTGGGAGGGACGCCTCCTGCTATCCCTGGTGCGCCCGCTAAAACGCCCGGCGCAAATCCTGGTCAAAATCGCCCGGTGGGTACTGTCCCGCCTGCTGCTGCGTCTACTTCTCTGGCTGGGAATAGCCGTCAGCCTGGGCAAGCTGGCCCGTCACCTGATGTAGCCGAACACCCTTATGCCAAGGTGAATCTTCATATCGTCGGCAACGTCGTCGGCATGCGCGACGGCCGCCTTCAAAACGTCTACTACTTCCAAGCCACCCAAGACGGCCGCGCACTGTTCGACCTCTCCGACGCCGACTTAGGCCGTTCCGGCTACCGCGTCGAAAAAATCGCCCCCTGCGCCGTCCGCCTGACCTACAAGAAGGTCTACAGCGACTTCATTGTTTGCGACAAGCCGCAAATCAAGGCCGCGCCTCCGCCTCGGTTTGCGGCGTCCATCATTCCTGTAGCAGGTAATTAA
- a CDS encoding phage integrase: MAIKKTGGGWQVDIQPAGRGGKRFRKTVTTRRDAQQWETWVKAQVQQAADWQPDKKDARRLRELIDLWYRYHGINLKSHKDTYSRLCAMAEAMGNPLASTFGSQRFAEYRERRLSGGVSANTLNREHSYLKAVFGELKRLGYWKSDNPLTSIRRYRIQEKELSYLTTPQIEHLFEELQKSKNADVLLATKIALATGARWSEAQFLRREQLQGEAVTFTNTKAGKNRTVPIASRLAEELRAHKESGRLFGPCYGAFREAMQRTKIELPEGQMAHVLRHTFASHFIMNGGNILTLQRILGHYSITVTMRYAHLAPDHLEEAKKMNPLAVLTLS, encoded by the coding sequence GTGGCAATCAAAAAGACGGGCGGAGGTTGGCAGGTTGATATTCAACCGGCTGGCCGGGGTGGCAAGCGCTTTCGGAAAACGGTCACCACGCGGCGCGACGCCCAGCAGTGGGAAACTTGGGTGAAGGCTCAGGTGCAACAAGCCGCTGATTGGCAGCCGGATAAGAAAGATGCTCGTCGGCTTCGAGAACTGATAGACCTTTGGTATCGCTACCACGGGATCAATCTTAAATCCCACAAGGACACCTACAGCCGGCTTTGTGCCATGGCCGAAGCAATGGGGAATCCCCTTGCTTCGACCTTTGGCTCGCAGCGATTTGCCGAATATCGCGAAAGACGGCTGTCTGGTGGTGTTTCGGCCAATACCTTGAATCGTGAGCACTCCTACCTAAAGGCGGTTTTTGGCGAGCTGAAAAGACTGGGGTATTGGAAAAGCGATAATCCGCTTACCAGTATTCGGCGTTACCGTATCCAGGAAAAGGAACTGTCCTACCTGACAACGCCGCAGATTGAGCACCTTTTTGAAGAACTGCAAAAGTCCAAAAATGCCGACGTATTGCTTGCTACTAAGATCGCTCTAGCGACGGGGGCGCGTTGGTCTGAAGCGCAGTTTTTACGGCGGGAACAGCTGCAAGGCGAAGCGGTAACGTTCACCAATACTAAGGCTGGTAAGAACCGGACGGTGCCGATTGCATCACGGCTGGCCGAAGAGCTGCGGGCGCATAAGGAAAGCGGCCGTCTTTTCGGGCCTTGCTACGGTGCCTTTCGTGAAGCGATGCAAAGGACCAAGATCGAACTGCCTGAAGGACAAATGGCTCACGTCCTTCGCCACACTTTTGCCAGCCACTTCATTATGAACGGCGGCAACATTCTTACCTTGCAGCGCATCTTGGGCCATTACAGCATCACGGTAACTATGCGTTATGCGCATCTAGCGCCGGATCACCTGGAAGAAGCCAAGAAAATGAATCCGCTGGCCGTGTTGACACTTAGTTGA
- the rpsI gene encoding 30S ribosomal protein S9 — protein MAETQYYGTGRRKSAVARVYATRGKGSITINKKTLDQYFGRKTDSMIVRQPLELVEMLDKLDINVTVAGGGPSGQAGAIRHGITRALIELDENLKSPLRKAGYVTRDAREVERKKIGLHGARKRPQYSKR, from the coding sequence ATGGCTGAAACACAATACTACGGAACCGGACGCCGCAAGAGCGCCGTCGCTCGCGTCTACGCCACGCGTGGCAAGGGCAGCATCACCATCAACAAGAAGACGCTGGATCAGTACTTCGGCCGCAAGACCGACAGCATGATCGTGCGTCAGCCCTTGGAACTGGTGGAAATGCTGGACAAGCTGGACATCAACGTCACCGTTGCCGGCGGCGGTCCTTCCGGCCAAGCCGGCGCCATCCGTCACGGTATCACCCGCGCTTTGATCGAATTGGACGAAAATCTGAAATCTCCTTTGCGCAAAGCCGGTTACGTTACCCGCGATGCCCGCGAAGTAGAACGTAAGAAGATCGGTCTGCACGGCGCCCGTAAGCGTCCGCAGTACTCCAAGCGTTAA
- the rplM gene encoding 50S ribosomal protein L13 — protein sequence MKTFSAKPAEVKRDWYVINADGKTLGRLATEVARRLRGKHKAEYTPHVDTGDYIIVVNADKVHVTGNKEKAKVYYHHTGYIGNMKATSLGKMRQTHAERIIEIAVKGMLPKNALGRDMYRKLKVYAGAEHNHQAQQPQVLEF from the coding sequence ATGAAAACCTTTAGCGCAAAACCGGCTGAGGTAAAGCGTGATTGGTACGTGATCAACGCCGACGGTAAGACGTTGGGTCGCTTGGCCACGGAAGTAGCGCGCCGTTTGCGCGGCAAGCACAAAGCCGAATACACCCCTCACGTCGATACCGGCGACTACATCATTGTTGTCAATGCCGACAAAGTGCACGTGACCGGCAACAAAGAAAAAGCCAAGGTGTACTACCACCACACCGGTTATATCGGCAATATGAAAGCCACCTCCCTGGGCAAAATGCGTCAGACCCACGCGGAGCGCATCATCGAAATCGCCGTGAAGGGCATGCTGCCGAAGAACGCCCTGGGCCGCGATATGTACCGCAAGCTGAAGGTTTACGCCGGCGCGGAACACAACCACCAGGCGCAGCAGCCGCAAGTCCTGGAATTCTGA
- a CDS encoding FAD:protein FMN transferase: protein MTNLRFFLGLWLYLALAGCETPPAEVELAGMAQGTTYHIKFVPAAGLDKEALHREIDAKLADIDLHYSNYRDDSEIARFNQRHDTEWAEVTPDLVKMMSIAKVLHEKSNGCYDLTVKPLLEAWGFFKHENQVPSDAQIAAAKAKVGFGKIEIDNERQRLRKTDPEAQVDLSSIGQGYAIGQVATLLEGKGVANYLVEIGGEMKVRGVKSNGKSWRVAIEKPVPERREVQRIIEVPAQRPLAIMTSGSYRNYFESGGKVYSHIVDPATGRPVAHHLLSVSVLHDDPTWADGWSTALLCLGEVEGPKVAAAEGVEALFIYGEDGQLKELSSPTLSQEQFVAPVTQ from the coding sequence ATGACGAACCTTCGATTTTTCCTGGGCCTCTGGCTGTATCTCGCTCTCGCCGGCTGCGAAACCCCGCCCGCCGAAGTGGAACTGGCCGGCATGGCCCAAGGCACGACTTACCACATCAAGTTCGTCCCCGCCGCGGGGTTGGACAAGGAGGCCCTGCATCGCGAAATCGACGCCAAGCTGGCGGATATCGACCTGCATTACTCCAACTACCGTGATGACTCGGAAATCGCCCGCTTCAACCAGCGCCACGATACCGAGTGGGCCGAGGTGACGCCGGACCTGGTGAAAATGATGTCCATCGCCAAAGTCCTGCACGAAAAAAGCAACGGCTGCTACGACCTGACGGTGAAGCCGCTGCTGGAGGCCTGGGGATTTTTCAAGCACGAAAACCAAGTGCCCAGCGACGCACAAATCGCCGCCGCCAAAGCCAAGGTGGGATTCGGCAAAATCGAGATAGACAACGAACGCCAGCGACTGCGTAAAACCGACCCCGAGGCGCAGGTCGACCTGTCCTCCATCGGCCAAGGCTACGCCATCGGCCAAGTGGCGACGCTGCTGGAAGGCAAAGGCGTCGCCAACTACCTGGTGGAAATCGGCGGCGAAATGAAAGTGCGCGGCGTCAAGTCCAACGGCAAATCCTGGCGCGTGGCCATCGAAAAGCCGGTGCCGGAACGGCGCGAAGTGCAGCGCATCATCGAAGTGCCGGCCCAGCGCCCCCTCGCCATCATGACCTCCGGCAGCTACCGCAATTATTTCGAAAGCGGCGGCAAGGTGTATTCCCATATCGTCGACCCAGCCACCGGCCGGCCGGTGGCCCACCATCTCCTGTCGGTGAGCGTGTTGCACGACGACCCCACCTGGGCCGACGGCTGGTCCACGGCCTTGCTGTGCCTGGGCGAAGTGGAAGGCCCGAAGGTAGCTGCCGCCGAGGGCGTGGAAGCTTTGTTCATCTATGGCGAGGACGGCCAGCTCAAGGAGCTGTCCAGCCCGACCCTGTCCCAGGAACAGTTCGTCGCGCCGGTAACGCAGTAG
- a CDS encoding DEAD/DEAH box helicase — protein MDWSSFHPAVAAWFQQAFAAPTPCQIQAWQAFKAGRHSLIAAPTGSGKTLAAFLAAIDDLAHLAEAGRLREETRILYISPLKALSNDVHKNLELPLDGINQRLFEAGSGGIALRSAVRTGDTPQAARSAMGKFPPHILVTTPESAYVLLTSDGGRRMLKGVRTVIVDEIHAVAGSKRGSHLALTLERLERLVSASPSPVGGESVARGAQPVGERENGLARIGLSATQKPIEEVANFLTGGGDCRIIDTGHRRRLDLGLELPESPLEALLSGEAAGEVYDRMAALIREHKTTLVFVNTRRLAERVARALSDRLGETAVTAHHGSLAREQRLAAETRLKAGELQALVATASLELGIDVGDVDLVCQLGTTGSIATFLQRVGRAGHFLGGTPKGRLFPTSRDELIECIALLDAVSRGELDRLHIPPQPLDVLAQQIVAMAACEDWGEDELYDAVRRAWPYRDLRREAFDAVVAMLAEGYTSRRGPRGAYIHRDAINRRLKARRGARLTALTCGGAIPDNADYRVVVEPSGEFVGSVHEDFAIESLPGDIFQLGNTAWRILRLDAGTLRVEDAQSLPPSIPFWLGEAPGRTWELSEGVARVRLALTEQADPYAWLARLGVAGAAAEQAVNYMAAAKTALGVVPTLDTVIFERFFDEAGGMQFIIHAPYGSRVNRAWGLSLRKRFCRTFNFELQAAATEDAVILSLGASQSFPLEDVARFLNSNTVRDILVQALLAAPMFTVRWRWNAACALAIRRFQGGRKTPPHLLRMQAEDLVTAVFPDQLACFENIEGDREVPDHPLVNQTVYDCLHEAMDFDRFLEVIRGLESGRIRVVAKDLVEPSPLAAAILTARVYSFLDGAPAEERRTRAVASRRWLDPATADDLGKLDPAAIARVREEAWPEARDADELHDALMQAGYVLAAEAAPHWPCLFEQLVAQGRAAVLFLAQEAAPSGSLSLRERVGVRELNPVPALWIAAERWPQFRALYPDQTPQPPLRLPPQLEERRWTSEDALAEIVRARMCCSGPVAARDLAQGLALPESAVDIALLQLETEGLVLRGKFTAAESLEWCERNLLARIHRYTVNRLRQEIEPVPAAAFMAFLLRWQHAHPQTRLRGRDALAAVLEQLEGFEAAASAWEGDILPARVADYDPAWLDGLCQSGRYIWTRLSSAAGSAPVKTSPVTFLPRKQLGLWRALRGEDGGAELSANAKRLLHTLREHGAQFFEELWEHSDLLKTQAEDALAELVAQGWLRSDSFIGLRALLVPEDKKRRLRQLNPLFGLEDAGRWTLATAPAGGAMPEAAASAEHSARVLLRRYGVVFKALLGRENTVPAWQVLLPVYRRLEARGDIRGGRFVAGQYGEQFALPEAVEALRKLKDAPDNEIVALSAADPLNLQGVILPGAKLPALPSNRLLLEGGVPLALLAGKEAQFLKEVADERRWELHNRLLRRSLPPQLRAYL, from the coding sequence ATGGATTGGTCATCGTTCCACCCCGCCGTCGCCGCCTGGTTCCAGCAGGCGTTTGCCGCGCCTACCCCTTGCCAAATCCAAGCCTGGCAAGCTTTCAAAGCGGGCCGCCACAGCCTCATCGCCGCGCCCACCGGCTCCGGCAAAACCCTGGCCGCTTTCCTGGCCGCCATCGACGATCTGGCCCACCTGGCCGAGGCCGGCCGGCTGCGGGAGGAAACCCGCATCCTCTATATCTCGCCGTTGAAGGCCCTCAGCAACGACGTGCACAAAAACCTGGAGTTGCCGCTGGACGGCATCAACCAGCGCTTGTTCGAAGCGGGCAGCGGCGGCATCGCCCTGCGCAGCGCCGTGCGCACCGGCGACACGCCCCAGGCGGCGCGCTCCGCCATGGGCAAGTTTCCGCCCCACATTCTGGTGACCACGCCGGAATCGGCCTATGTGCTGCTCACCAGCGATGGCGGCCGACGCATGCTGAAGGGCGTGCGCACGGTGATCGTCGACGAAATCCACGCGGTGGCCGGCAGCAAGCGGGGCTCGCACCTGGCATTGACGCTGGAGCGGCTGGAGCGATTGGTATCAGCGAGCCCCTCTCCTGTCGGCGGGGAGAGCGTAGCGAGGGGGGCGCAGCCGGTTGGGGAGAGGGAAAACGGCCTGGCCCGCATCGGCCTGTCCGCCACGCAAAAGCCCATCGAGGAAGTGGCCAACTTCCTCACCGGCGGCGGCGATTGCCGCATCATCGACACCGGCCACCGGCGCCGTCTGGACTTGGGGCTTGAGTTGCCGGAATCGCCGCTGGAAGCCTTGCTGTCCGGGGAAGCCGCCGGCGAGGTCTACGACCGCATGGCGGCGCTGATTCGCGAGCACAAAACCACCCTGGTGTTCGTCAACACCCGCCGGCTGGCCGAGCGGGTGGCGCGGGCGCTCAGCGATCGATTGGGCGAAACCGCCGTCACCGCCCACCACGGCAGCTTGGCGCGGGAACAGCGCTTGGCCGCGGAGACGCGGCTGAAGGCCGGCGAGCTGCAAGCGCTGGTGGCGACGGCTTCCCTGGAGTTGGGCATCGACGTGGGCGACGTGGATTTGGTGTGCCAACTGGGCACCACCGGTTCCATCGCCACGTTTTTGCAGCGGGTGGGGCGGGCCGGGCACTTTTTGGGGGGCACGCCGAAAGGCCGGCTGTTTCCCACCAGCCGCGACGAACTGATCGAATGCATCGCCCTGCTGGACGCGGTATCCCGGGGCGAGCTGGACCGGCTGCATATTCCTCCGCAGCCGTTGGACGTGTTGGCCCAGCAGATCGTCGCTATGGCCGCCTGCGAGGACTGGGGCGAAGACGAGCTGTACGACGCCGTGCGCCGCGCCTGGCCGTACCGCGACCTTCGGCGGGAAGCTTTCGACGCTGTGGTGGCCATGCTGGCGGAGGGCTATACCAGCCGGCGCGGCCCGCGCGGCGCCTACATCCACCGCGACGCCATCAATCGGCGCTTGAAGGCCCGGCGCGGCGCTCGCCTGACCGCCCTCACCTGTGGCGGCGCCATTCCCGACAACGCCGATTACCGCGTGGTGGTGGAGCCTTCCGGCGAGTTCGTCGGCAGCGTGCACGAGGATTTCGCCATCGAAAGCCTGCCCGGCGACATTTTCCAGCTGGGCAACACCGCTTGGCGCATCCTGCGCCTGGACGCCGGCACGCTGCGGGTAGAAGACGCGCAAAGCCTGCCGCCCAGCATCCCCTTCTGGCTGGGAGAGGCGCCGGGGCGGACCTGGGAGTTGTCGGAAGGCGTGGCGCGGGTAAGGCTGGCTTTGACGGAGCAAGCCGATCCTTACGCCTGGTTGGCTCGGCTCGGCGTCGCGGGGGCCGCCGCCGAGCAAGCCGTCAATTACATGGCCGCCGCCAAAACCGCCCTGGGTGTGGTGCCGACCCTGGATACCGTCATCTTCGAGCGCTTTTTCGACGAAGCCGGCGGCATGCAGTTCATCATCCACGCCCCCTACGGCAGCCGGGTCAACCGCGCCTGGGGGCTGTCCTTGCGCAAGCGTTTCTGCCGCACGTTCAATTTCGAGTTGCAGGCCGCCGCCACCGAGGACGCGGTGATTTTGTCCCTGGGGGCGTCGCAGAGCTTTCCCCTGGAGGACGTGGCGCGTTTCCTCAACAGCAACACCGTGCGCGACATCCTGGTGCAGGCCTTGCTGGCCGCGCCCATGTTCACCGTGCGTTGGCGCTGGAACGCCGCCTGCGCCCTGGCCATCCGCCGCTTCCAAGGCGGCCGCAAGACGCCGCCGCACCTGCTGCGCATGCAGGCGGAGGACTTGGTGACGGCGGTGTTTCCCGACCAGCTGGCCTGCTTCGAGAATATCGAGGGCGATAGGGAGGTCCCGGACCATCCCCTGGTCAACCAGACGGTGTACGACTGCCTGCACGAAGCCATGGACTTCGACCGCTTCCTGGAGGTGATCCGGGGCCTGGAATCCGGCCGCATCCGCGTGGTGGCCAAGGACCTGGTGGAGCCCTCCCCGCTGGCGGCGGCCATCCTCACCGCCCGCGTCTACAGCTTCCTCGACGGCGCCCCGGCGGAAGAGCGCCGCACCCGCGCCGTCGCCAGCCGCCGCTGGCTCGATCCCGCCACCGCCGACGACCTGGGCAAGCTGGACCCGGCCGCCATCGCCAGGGTGCGGGAAGAAGCCTGGCCCGAGGCGCGCGATGCGGACGAGCTGCACGACGCCTTGATGCAAGCGGGGTATGTGCTGGCGGCGGAAGCGGCGCCCCATTGGCCGTGCTTGTTCGAGCAACTTGTTGCCCAGGGCCGCGCTGCTGTGCTTTTTCTTGCCCAGGAAGCGGCTCCTTCCGGCTCCCTCTCCCTCAGGGAGAGGGTTGGGGTGAGGGAGTTAAATCCAGTCCCGGCCTTATGGATCGCCGCCGAACGCTGGCCGCAATTCCGCGCGCTTTATCCCGATCAGACGCCGCAGCCGCCCTTGCGCCTGCCGCCGCAACTGGAGGAACGGCGCTGGACGTCCGAAGATGCCCTGGCGGAAATCGTCCGCGCCCGCATGTGCTGCTCCGGGCCGGTGGCGGCCAGGGATCTGGCGCAGGGGCTGGCTTTGCCGGAAAGCGCGGTGGACATCGCCTTGCTCCAACTGGAAACCGAAGGGCTGGTGCTGCGCGGCAAATTCACCGCCGCCGAGTCGCTCGAATGGTGCGAACGCAACCTGCTGGCGCGCATCCACCGCTACACGGTGAACCGGCTGCGGCAGGAGATCGAGCCGGTTCCCGCAGCGGCGTTCATGGCTTTTTTGCTGCGCTGGCAGCACGCGCACCCGCAAACGCGGCTGCGGGGACGGGACGCCTTGGCCGCGGTGCTGGAGCAGTTGGAAGGCTTCGAGGCGGCCGCTTCGGCCTGGGAGGGCGACATTCTGCCGGCGCGGGTGGCCGATTACGATCCTGCCTGGCTGGACGGCCTGTGCCAATCCGGCCGGTATATTTGGACCCGGCTCAGCTCCGCAGCGGGCTCCGCGCCGGTGAAAACGTCGCCGGTTACTTTTTTGCCGCGCAAGCAACTCGGCCTGTGGCGCGCCTTGCGAGGCGAGGACGGCGGCGCGGAACTGTCGGCCAACGCCAAGCGTTTGCTTCACACCTTGCGCGAGCACGGCGCGCAGTTTTTCGAAGAACTGTGGGAACACAGCGATTTGCTGAAAACCCAGGCGGAAGACGCCTTGGCGGAACTGGTGGCGCAAGGCTGGCTGCGCAGCGACAGCTTCATCGGGTTGCGCGCACTATTGGTTCCGGAAGACAAGAAGCGCCGGCTGCGCCAGCTCAATCCTTTATTCGGCTTGGAGGACGCGGGCCGTTGGACGCTGGCGACGGCCCCGGCGGGCGGCGCGATGCCGGAGGCGGCCGCATCCGCCGAACACAGCGCCCGCGTGCTGCTGCGCCGCTACGGCGTGGTGTTCAAGGCCTTGCTGGGCCGGGAAAACACGGTTCCGGCCTGGCAAGTGCTCTTGCCGGTGTACCGCCGATTGGAAGCGCGCGGCGACATCCGCGGCGGCCGTTTCGTCGCCGGCCAGTACGGCGAGCAGTTCGCCCTGCCGGAGGCGGTGGAAGCCCTGCGCAAGCTGAAGGATGCGCCGGACAACGAAATCGTGGCGCTTTCCGCCGCGGATCCCCTCAACCTGCAAGGCGTGATCCTGCCCGGCGCCAAGCTGCCGGCCCTGCCGTCCAACCGGTTGCTGCTGGAAGGGGGCGTGCCGTTGGCGCTGCTGGCGGGCAAGGAGGCGCAATTCCTCAAGGAGGTGGCGGACGAGCGCCGTTGGGAATTGCACAACCGCCTGCTGCGCCGCAGCTTGCCGCCGCAACTGCGGGCCTATCTGTAA
- a CDS encoding AMP-binding protein, with product MFKSFVRWLLLILFRTRATGLDHFAAAGPRVLVAANHTSYLDALFLWAFLPGPLTFAVNTYVARKWWVRCGLRFADTLTLDQANPLATKTLIAYLKQDRKVVIFPEGRRTTTGALMKIYDGPGLIADKSGATLLPVRIDGPQYTRYSRLQGKVRHRSFPPVRLAVLPPVRLELPAELKGRARRRLAGHKLTDIMVDMMFETSGYRRTLLSALLEARGIHGGKHEILEDVDRRPLTYDGLLRKAAVLGARLARESRPDEAVGLMVPNSLATVVSLMGLQMAGRVPAMLNYSAGAGVMLAACATAQINTVVTSRRFVEQAKRQDTAARLAQQVRLLYLEDLAQDIPLADQAHGLARLARLRWFHRERPEDADRPAVILFTSGSEGTPKGVVLSHANLMANREQLAAAIDFGAGDTILNAMPLFHSFGLTAGTLLPLLSGIKSFLYPTPLHYRIIPELAYDINATILFGTNTFLAGYAKFAHPYDFYCVRYVFAGAEKLLEETRKAWATRFGIRILEGYGATETAPGLSLNTPMRYREGSVGGLLPGIEYRIVPVPGIAEGGRLHVKGPNVMLGYLLARAPGKLVPPSSAEGEGWYDTGDIVRLDEEGYLHIQGRAKRFAKVGGEMVSLAAVEELALRVWPEYAHAAVIVPDPQRGEQVVLLSENPAADRARLAEQAKRDGIGDVQVPRVLLPFKALPRLPSGKIDYVDATEQARRALGGE from the coding sequence ATGTTCAAGAGCTTCGTGCGCTGGTTGCTGCTGATTCTTTTCCGGACTCGGGCAACCGGCTTGGATCACTTCGCCGCCGCGGGGCCGCGCGTACTGGTGGCGGCCAATCACACTTCCTACCTCGACGCCCTGTTCCTATGGGCCTTCCTGCCCGGACCGCTCACCTTCGCCGTCAACACCTACGTGGCGCGCAAATGGTGGGTGCGATGCGGCTTGCGCTTCGCCGATACCCTCACCTTGGACCAGGCCAACCCGCTGGCCACCAAAACCCTCATCGCCTACCTCAAGCAAGACCGCAAGGTGGTGATTTTTCCTGAAGGCCGCCGCACCACCACCGGCGCGCTGATGAAGATTTACGACGGTCCCGGCCTGATCGCCGACAAATCCGGCGCCACGCTGCTGCCGGTGCGCATCGACGGCCCGCAATACACCCGCTATTCGCGTTTGCAGGGCAAGGTGCGCCACCGCTCTTTTCCGCCGGTGCGCTTGGCCGTGCTGCCGCCGGTGCGGCTGGAGCTGCCGGCGGAGCTGAAAGGCCGGGCGCGGCGCCGGTTGGCCGGCCATAAGCTGACGGACATCATGGTGGACATGATGTTCGAAACCAGCGGATATCGGCGCACTTTGCTGTCCGCGTTGTTGGAGGCGCGCGGCATTCACGGCGGCAAGCACGAGATCTTGGAGGACGTGGACCGCAGGCCTTTGACCTACGACGGTTTGCTGCGCAAAGCCGCCGTGCTGGGCGCGCGGTTGGCGCGGGAAAGCCGGCCGGACGAGGCGGTGGGCCTGATGGTGCCCAATTCCCTCGCCACGGTGGTATCCCTAATGGGCCTGCAAATGGCCGGGCGGGTGCCGGCCATGCTCAATTACAGCGCCGGCGCCGGGGTGATGCTGGCCGCCTGCGCCACGGCACAGATCAATACCGTCGTCACCTCGCGCCGCTTCGTGGAGCAGGCCAAGCGGCAGGATACGGCCGCGCGCCTGGCGCAACAGGTGCGGCTGCTGTATCTGGAGGATTTGGCCCAGGACATCCCTCTGGCGGACCAGGCGCACGGCTTGGCGCGGCTGGCCCGTTTGCGCTGGTTTCATCGGGAGCGGCCCGAAGATGCCGATCGGCCGGCGGTAATCTTGTTCACGTCCGGTTCGGAGGGGACGCCGAAAGGCGTGGTGTTGAGCCATGCCAATCTCATGGCCAACCGCGAGCAACTGGCCGCCGCGATAGATTTCGGCGCCGGCGACACCATCCTCAACGCCATGCCGCTATTCCACTCCTTCGGCCTGACCGCCGGAACGCTGCTGCCGCTGCTGTCGGGCATCAAATCGTTCCTATACCCCACGCCGTTGCACTACCGCATCATTCCCGAGCTGGCCTACGACATCAACGCCACCATCCTATTCGGCACCAACACCTTCCTGGCCGGCTACGCCAAGTTCGCCCATCCCTACGATTTTTATTGCGTGCGCTACGTGTTCGCCGGGGCGGAAAAGCTGCTGGAGGAAACCCGCAAAGCCTGGGCGACCCGTTTCGGCATCCGTATCCTGGAAGGCTACGGCGCCACGGAAACCGCGCCGGGCTTGAGCCTCAACACGCCCATGCGCTACCGCGAGGGGTCCGTGGGCGGTTTGCTGCCGGGCATCGAGTACCGCATCGTGCCGGTGCCCGGCATCGCCGAGGGCGGTCGGCTGCACGTCAAAGGCCCCAACGTCATGCTGGGGTATTTGCTGGCCCGGGCGCCGGGCAAGCTGGTGCCGCCCAGCTCGGCCGAAGGCGAAGGTTGGTACGACACCGGCGACATCGTGCGCCTGGACGAGGAGGGTTATTTGCACATCCAAGGCCGCGCCAAGCGCTTCGCCAAGGTGGGCGGCGAGATGGTCTCCCTGGCGGCGGTGGAGGAGCTGGCCCTGCGCGTTTGGCCGGAATACGCCCACGCCGCCGTGATCGTGCCGGACCCGCAGCGCGGCGAACAGGTCGTCTTGCTCAGCGAAAATCCCGCCGCGGACCGGGCGCGCTTGGCGGAGCAGGCCAAGCGCGACGGCATCGGCGACGTGCAAGTGCCGAGGGTGTTGCTGCCCTTCAAGGCGCTGCCGCGGCTGCCCAGCGGCAAAATCGACTATGTCGACGCCACGGAACAGGCGCGCCGGGCGCTGGGCGGCGAGTAA